In the genome of bacterium, the window TGCCTTTCCGCCGATGGCGCCGACGCCAGCGAGGACGGGAGCGGGCGGGGGACACCGCTTGTCGTCTCCGGCGTGGACCTCTACAACGCGGCCGAGACGCCCGCCGTCCGTCGCCTCACGCCGCGCGAGTGCGAGCGGCTCCAGGGATTCCCCGACGACTGGACGCTCGTGGACTGGCGGCACGGCAAGCCGGCCTCGGACGGCCCGCGCTACAAGGCGATCGGGAACTCGATGGCCGTCCCGGTGCTGCGGTGGATCTTGACCCGGCTCGAGGCGGAGAAGCGGCGCGTCGATCGGCGCGTGAAGGGGAGGAAGGCGTGACTGCGAAAGGCTACCGCGAAGTGCTCGAGGACGCGGAGCGCCGCGTCGAGGATCTGCTCCGGGGGCTCTGCCCGGCCCGCGAGTTCTGCGACGAGTGCCGGCCGAAGCGCGAGGCGGCGGAGGCCCTGGCCGCCGACGTCGCCCGCCTGCGGACGCTGGTCGAGCGCGGCGACGTGCCGCTCGAGGGGGCGCGCTGATGGGCGAGGTCTTGGACTTCGAGACGGGCAGGCCGCTCGAGGCCGTTCGGCTGCTCTGCCCGTCCTGCGGCTGCCTGCGGGCGATCGCCGTCCCGCGCGGCGAGCCGGCCCCGCCGTGCCATCGCTGCGGCAGCGAGGCCGAGCCGCTGCGCCTGGAGCCGCGGGAGGCCGAGCTCGTCGAGGCCGTCTTCAAGGGCGTCCTGAGCATCCTCTCCATCGTCGGCGTCGTGCCGCGCACGGCGAAGGGTTGACGATAGCATAAACTTGCGGCAGGATGGGGCGACGGAGGCGGAATGGCGACGGCGGAGATCGAGGCGCCCCGCAAGCGGCGGCGCGGGGCGGACGACGGCGGGGCGGCGGCGGCGAAGCTCGCGGAGAGCGGGCTGACGCCGGAGCAGGGCGCGGCGCTCGGAATGGCGTACCTCGAGGACGCCGATGCGGCGCATCCTGGAGCGGGCTACGAGGCGCGGCCGGCGCTGAGAATCCCCTACTTCGGCCTCGACGGCGGGCCGCTCGCGGCCGCGCCGAAGTGGCCGCAGTTCGAGCGGGTGCGCTACCTCGGGCCGAAGACGGAGAGCTTCGCCGCG includes:
- a CDS encoding DNA cytosine methyltransferase, with the translated sequence CLSADGADASEDGSGRGTPLVVSGVDLYNAAETPAVRRLTPRECERLQGFPDDWTLVDWRHGKPASDGPRYKAIGNSMAVPVLRWILTRLEAEKRRVDRRVKGRKA